The proteins below are encoded in one region of Pleuronectes platessa chromosome 12, fPlePla1.1, whole genome shotgun sequence:
- the LOC128453299 gene encoding cullin-9 isoform X2, with the protein MRIQQLEAPEETSRCCPGHDSSGRRRKQRVRRKTQARKTVWDSEATMVGERRNGNLLVQLGPKLQAYPEELIRQRRTHDSQTEYLIRWCLVTIDDGSSSAGGASETSGAGGGSSGVGGSSSSTSGESKPENILMWMSTEDVYANCPTLLGKRKTDTQRPLQLHEKQQGGETADGAQRRSGDEFPADVTFDEVELSDMKEDVKNLVCRARKQMAKKSDFSISITHTIHVLSAYAGIGSLVGVFKETGALNLLMELLCNKETQTRRSAGKMLRALASHDAGSRAYVLLSLSQQDGIEQHMDFDNRYTLLELFAETTSSEEHGISFEGIHLPQIPGKLLFSLVKRYLCVTSLMDKLNTAGTDSTSERQDASPSTSTGHHTEHLRVQREFDFTMAMANLISELVRVMGWDRNRLLPNGSTHCPGGGVVGEEQVEEASQPVLRSIFQPRFCTSPIALPISSAVAAPAITPPKKKLGNGFKTRSDFACRSAYVEYVQDNLKSGMMVRMLEDYEEVSAGDEGEFRYSNDGSPPVQVYWNSLSRTYWVHWHMVEILGSGSSTQAEKETQEKASSLTETLKLTAVNQTFFSKPPGGLYSLPYLLEGLQAEPAALSRAEWWEIIFFIKKLEPKQQQEMNGILLQSLEEQDGTLDDSYLISLSVPGDMAKKLLHYLKQKLPSSCLSDLLCSHAFSKHYLRRGGGRLEDEELLAESSLTSSALGGGAPGSSSSSVMGSVSKKLKKEVPADSEMESELPEEDDRELPDDLELKITVFNNLMVQGKKTALEKMGEVVDVMRKGGAGSDRAQQLAAVLFITRLMEERGAQEKNYMRSESAQTIRDKVLKLLVELLSSSCKDVVISTLRLIHLLMLKYEWRVSFATEGGVKAILTCMQGFSSVTHVQQLALATLKVITGASKHDLRSVGSGLPLSESGTQMMLEIFASIGSATPEGSQGLLGAIPSAIDLMLKTKGCMLSVRNGLLVIIMLISNHKSLAEQLVACEVTTVLKKCLTLSRAETMLAIIALNHISMVHKLESKDDLEQLDFELQMLVVSLKELTATKEVIQTLEQLLCDDASQLEDERSQVTHSRDTYQDLVRLMEQHRADRAVQLSILRILNKILDNYQEDVLPWHESIEPCLSSMTAFVNDREVVQQFVRFLYRLASLNKDYAVVMCRLGMKDALVKALDKHGTNLLLVTELRDLISDCEKYASLYKKMTTSVLAGCIQMVLGQIEEHRRSHQPINIPFFDVFLRNLCQGSSVELKEDKCWEKVEVSSNHHRANKLTDKSPKTYWESNGCTGSHFINVYMHKGVVIRQLAILVASEDSSYMPARVLVLGGDDPTNINTELNIVNVTPSASRVVLLENMTRFWSIIQIRIKRCQQGGIDTRVHGFEVLGPKPTFWPVFKEQLCCRTYLFYSTKAHTWCQEVMDDKTQLLQLFNKLNSALRHEQMFADRFLPDAEAAEALGRTCWEALITPIVHSITQSESSASSPLSWLLSEYLDNTESARRCKSRAAIFNSRVRRLTHLLVHVDTSQMDGEELKPPVKSKGLNRSKEQKNGKDGKNKDATSASSSSSSSSAKPKVKSSSSIAGIALCWQGVVKRQVKKFLELSCRHPDFVERYRTLYLRLKNAMEELFGQQTAFVLALRHGFSAALLQLSILRAMHVSERFAQYIDQMIQVGGAASGTVATLERLQQFLEPMLFLSGLELANTFEHFYRYYLGDRLLAQGNVWLENAVINQIGSCFPNRFPQQMLKNLSESSELQQEFHLYRLQQLDCHLQEHDQMTQEWEESEDEADAQVLVLSPRCWAVSSLCFLDEPAKHFSPELCSYLHQFTQFYTHSQSMYGLSHSKPRRLQWTWLGHAELQFGCWTLHVSTLQLFILLQLNEQEEVEVDALLQATGLSAAMFLHALMPLISERGPLICSQLDDPCQGVVSLNQQVAARSLDGVPESLRLLPAQTYLNVDEDAARSLERKRNYIYCLIVHIMKQEKEMHIDNLVFKVLESCQKQDASRSPGAGRFSCSTSDVLSCIMHVIGKGCIRRNDENPHIVEFLPEDPSTPKKGQAQFCLSRTELKKDHATTENQADIRLASGLQPFEEGILDAVLFSMGRTMTQEEVCQLMQRTVQQVSGTLSLDLDRAEHLLVHCKWNVDLLVQRYTDDPDSLIMAAGIKCRNPQPPPSPASTCPVCLGPCNPATELVPSLSCMHYCCKSCWQEYLTARIEQNLVMNCNCPITDCQAQPTSHFFLSILTDKDTVAKYEKAMLRVYVECCSNLTWCTNPLGCDQILCTENMGSMGTCSKCRWSSCFSCNFPEAHYPSSCSHMSQWMDDGGFYEGMSSEAQSKHLAKLISKRCPSCQAPIEKNEGCLHMTCAKCNHGFCWRCLKPWKPTHKDYYNCSAMVSKAARQEKKFQDYNERCTFHHQAKDFAINLENKVSSINEALQIKSLTFVIDACKVLAQARKVLAYSCVYSYYNQETEKMDVMEQQTEALDLHTNALQILLEETLLQCTDLASCVRLLKPDHLNTGLELIRRIQERLLAILQHSTQDFRVGYQTKSSQELDSTQASNLSNQADANKVSKSEAVDSDNNNNTGEEAGEDEDDEYDEEFVPEWHEDYDEDDIDEDDFFSDDDESENLERDFSPFD; encoded by the exons TCGGCTCGCTGGTCGGAGTCTTCAAGGAGACGGGCGCCCTCAACCTGCTGATGGAGCTGCTGTGCAACAAGGAGACCCAGACCAGACGCAGCGCTGGGAAGATGCTCCGCGCACTGGCCTCACACGACGCAG GAAGTCGAGCATACGTCCTCCTGTCTCTTAGTCAGCAGGACGGCATCGAGCAGCACATGGACTTCGACAACCGCTACACGCTACTGGAGCTTTTTGCCGAAACCACGTCCTCGGAGGAGCATGGCATCTCCTTCGAGGGGATTCACCTGCCTCAG ATTCCGGGAAAGCTACTTTTCTCTCTGGTTAAGCGTTACCTGTGCGTCACGTCTCTCATGGACAAACTCAACACAGCGGGGACGGATTCTACCTCTGAAAGACAGGATGCCAGCCCCTCCACCAGCACCGGCCACCATACGGAGCACCTAAGGGTCCAGCGGGAGTTCGACTTCACCATGGCAATGGCAAATCTGATCTCAGAACTGGTCCGGGTGATGGGCTGGGACCGCAACCGCCTGCTCCCCAACGGCTCCACCCACTGCCCTGGAGGAGGAGTCGTCGGGgaagagcaggtggaggaggcgtCTCAGCCTGTCCTCAGGTCCATCTTCCAGCCTCGATTCTGCACCTCCCCCATCGCTCTCCCCATCAGCTCTGCCGTCGCAGCGCCCGCCATCACACCGCCGAAGAAGAAGTTGGGAAACGGATTCAAAACGCGCTCCGACTTCGCCTGCCGTTCAGCCTACGTGGAGTATGTCCAGGACAACCTAAAGAGCGGCATGATGGTCCGCATGCTGGAGGACTACGAGGAGGTGAGCGCTGGCGATGAAGGAGAATTTCGCTACAGCAATGACGGCTCGCCACCCGTTCAG GTGTACTGGAACTCGCTGTCCAGGACATACTGGGTCCACTGGCACATGGTGGAGATCCtgggcagcggcagcagcactcAGGCCGAGAAAGAAACGCAGGAAAAAGCCTCGTCCCTCACAGAGACGCTCAAACTCACCGCAG TGAATCAGACATTCTTCTCGAAGCCGCCGGGTGGTCTCTACTCGCTGCCGTACCTGTTGGAGGGTCTGCAGGCAGAGCCTGCAGCTCTAAGCCGAGCAGAGTGGTGGGAGATAATCTTCTTCATCAAGAAGCTGGAGCCgaaacagcagcaggaaatgAATGGCATCCTGCTGCAGAGCCTTGAGGAGCAG GATGGAACCCTTGACGACTCGTACCTGATCAGTCTGTCCGTCCCTGGGGACATGGCCAAGAAGCTGCTTCACTACCTGAAGCAGAAGCTGCCGTCGTCGTGTCTGAGCGACCTGCTGTGCTCCCACGCCTTCTCCAAACACtatctgaggagaggaggaggacgtctggaggatgaagagctgctGG CTGAAAGCTCTCTGACCTCATCAGCGCTGGGAGGAGGAGCACCAGGCTCCTCGTCGTCATCAGTCATGGGCTCTGTCTCAAAGAAACTGAAGAAGGAGGTTCCTGCCGATTCAGAGATGGAGAGCGAGCTGCCAGAAGAGGACGACAGGGAGCTCCCTGATGACCTGGAGCTCAAGATCACAG TGTTTAATAACCTAATGGTCCAGGGGAAGAAGACGGCGTTGGAGAAGATGGGGGAGGTGGTGGACGTCATGAGGAAGGGGGGGGCAGGCTCAGACCGGGCACAGCAGCTCGCTGCTGTGCTCTTCATCAccagactgatggaggagagaggagcgcaGGAGAAAAACTACATGAGGAGCGAATCTGCTCAGACCATACG GGACAAGGTGCTGAAGCTGCTCGTGGAGCTTCTGTCGTCGTCGTGTAAAGACGTGGTGATCAGCACGCTGAGACTCATCCACCTCCTCATGCTGAAATATGAGTGGAGAGTTTCCTTCGCCACTGAGGGCGGAGTCAAAGCCATCCTGACCTGCATGCAGGGGTTCTCGTCGGTCACACATGTTCAGCAGCTGGCGCTCGCG ACTCTGAAGGTGATCACTGGAGCCAGTAAACACGACCTCCGCAGCGTCGGCAGTGGTCTTCCTCTCTCGGAGTCAGGCACTCAGATGATGTTGGAGATCTTTGCCAGCATCGGCTCGGCCACGCCCGAAGGCTCCCAAGGGCTGCTGGGAGCCATTCCCTCCGCCATCGACCTCATGCTCAAGACTAAAGG CTGCATGCTGTCAGTGCGTAACGGCCTGCTTGTTATCATCATGCTCATCTCCAACCATAAGAGTCTGGCGGAGCAGCTGGTAGCATGTGAAGTCACCACCGTCCTCAAGAAATGTCTGACTCTCTCCCGAGCGGAGACCATGCTTGCCATCATCGCTCTCAACCACATCTCCATGGTCCACAAACTGGAGAGCAAAG ACGATCTTGAACAGCTGGATTTTGAGCTCCAGATGTTGGTTGTGAGTCTGAAGGAACTGACAGCGACTAAAGAGGTTATTCAGACTCTGGAGCAGCTGTTGTGTGACGACGCCTCACAATTGGAGGATGAACGCagtcag GTAACTCACAGTCGTGACACGTACCAGGACCTTGTTCGTCTAATGGAGCAGCACCGAGCCGACCGAGCCGTGCAGCTCTCCATCCTCAG GATCCTGAACAAGATCCTGGACAACTACCAGGAGGATGTGCTGCCGTGGCACGAGAGCATTGAGCCCTGCCTATCATCAATGACGGCATTCGTCAACGACAGAGAG GTGGTCCAGCAGTTTGTTCGCTTCCTGTACCGGCTGGCGTCTCTGAACAAAGACTACGCAGTGGTGATGTGTCGTCTGGGGATGAAAGACGCTCTGGTGAAAGCTCTGGACAAACATGGCACAAACCTGCTGCTCGTCACCGAGCTCCGTGACCTAATCTCCGACTGCGAGAAGTATGCCAGCCTCTACAAGAAGATGACCACCAGTGTCCTCGCGGGCTGTATTCAG ATGGTTCTGGGTCAGATCGAGGAGCACCGCCGCAGCCATCAACCAATCAACATCCCCTTCTTCGACGTCTTCCTCAGGAACCTGTGCCAAG GGTCTAGTGTGGAGCTGAAGGAGGACAAGTGCTGGGAGAAGGTGGAGGTTTCATCCAATCACCATCGAGCTAACAAACTGACCGACAAGAGCCCGAAAACGTACTGGGAGTCTAACGGCTGCACAGGGTCACACTTCATCAACGTCTACATGCACAAAGGAGTGGTCATCAG GCAACTGGCCATCCTGGTGGCCAGCGAGGACTCTAGCTATATGCCGGCCCGGGTTCTGGTTCTGGGAGGAGACGACCCAACCAACATCAACACGGAGCTCAACATT gtgaaCGTGACTCCTTCAGCCAGTCGTGTGGTTCTGCTGGAGAACATGACTCGCTTCTGGTCCATCATCCAGATCAGGATCAAGAGATGCCAGCAG GGCGGGATCGACACTCGGGTCCACGGGTTCGAGGTTCTGGGTCCAAAGCCGACGTTCTGGCCGGTGTTTAAGGAGCAGCTGTGTTGTCGGACGTACCTGTTCTACAGCACCAAGGCTCACACCTGGTGTCAGGAAGTGATGGACGACAAGacgcagctgctgcagctcttcaacaA ACTGAACAGCGCTCTAAGACATGAGCAGATGTTTGCTGATCGTTTTCTTCCTGACGCTGAAGCAGCTGAAGCTCTGGGTCGAACTTGCTGGGAAGCTCTGATCACCCCAATCGTCCACAGCATCACACAGTCAG AATCCTCAGCGTCTAGCCCTTTGTCCTGGCTGCTCAGCGAGTACCTGGATAACACTGAGTCAGCCCGTCGCTGCAAAAGTCGGGCGGCCATCTTTAACTCCAGAGTGAGACGTCTCACACACCTGCTGGTTCACGTGGACACGAGTCAGATGGACGGCGAGGAGCTGAAACCACCAGTGAAATCGA aagGTCTCAACAGAAGCAAAGAGCAGAAGA ATGGTAAAGATGGTAAAAACAAGGATGCCACCTCtgcctcgtcttcctcttcatcttcctcagcaAAGCCCAaagtgaagagcagcagcagcattgcaGGCATTGCCCTCTGTTGGCAGGGGGTGGTAAAGCGCCAG GTAAAGAAGTTCCTGGAGTTGAGCTGCAGGCATCCCGACTTCGTGGAGCGCTACCGGACTCTTTACCTGCGGCTGAAGAACGCCATGGAGGAGCTGTTCGGGCAGCAGACGGCGTTTGTCCTCGCCCTTCGACACGGCTTCTCTGCTGCGCTGCTACAGCTCTCCATCCTCCGAGCCATGCAT GTGAGTGAGCGTTTTGCTCAGTACATCGATCAGATGATTCAGGTTGGCGGCGCGGCGTCCGGAACCGTGGCAACTCTGGAGCGGCTGCAGCAGTTTCTGGAGCCGATGCTCTTCCTGTCGGGCCTGGAGCTCGCCAACACCTTCGAACACTTCTACAG GTACTACCTGGGCGACCGACTGCTGGCTCAGGGCAATGTTTGGTTAGAGAACGCTGTCATCAATCAAATCGGCAGCTGCTTCCCAAATCGCTTCCCTCAGCAGATGTTGAAGAACCTGAGCGAGTcttctgagctgcagcaggagttcCACCTGtacaggctgcagcagctcgactgccACCTGCAGGAGCACGACCAG ATGACGCAAGAgtgggaggagtcagaggaTGAGGCCGATGCCCAGGTTCTGGTTCTGTCTCCTCGTTGTTGGGCTGTGTCCTCGCTCTGCTTCCTGGACGAACCAGCAAAACATTTTTCACCGGAACTTTGCTCCTATCTGCACCAGTTCACCCAGTTCTACACTCACA gtcAGTCCATGTATGGTCTGAGTCACTCAAAGCCTCGGCGGCTGCAGTGGACGTGGCTCGGACACGCTGAGCTTCAGTTCGGCTGCTGGACGCTGCACGTGTCCACGCTGCAGCTGTtcatcctgctgcagctcaacgAGCaggag GAGGTTGAGGTGGACGCTCTGCTGCAGGCGACCGGTCTGTCAGCCGCCATGTTTCTGCATGCTCTGATGCCgctcatcagtgagagaggaccACTGATCTGCAGCCAGCTGGATGATCCCTGCcaag GTGTGGTGAGTTTGAACCAGCAGGTGGCGGCTCGCAGTCTGGACGGCGTCCCAGAGTCGCTCCGGCTGCTGCCGGCACAGACGTACCTGAACGTGGACGAGGACGCAGCCAGGTcgctggagaggaagaggaactaTATCTACTGCCTGATCGTTCACATCAtgaagcaggagaaggagatgcACATCGACAACCTCGTCtttaag GTTCTAGAGTCGTGTCAGAAACAGGATGCGTCTCGTTCTCCGGGTGCAGGTCGTTTCAGCTGTAGCACCAGCGACGTGCTCTCCTGCATCATGCACGTCATCGGTAAAGGCTGCATCCGCCGCAATGACGAAAACCCGCACATCGTGGAGTTCCTCCCCGAGGACCCGTCCACTCCGAAGAAGGGTCAGGCCCAGTTCTGCTTGAGCCGCACAGAATTAAAGAAGGACCACGCCACCACCGAAAACCAAGCTGATATTCG ccTGGCTTCAGGTCTGCAGCCGTTTGAGGAGGGCATTCTGGATGCGGTTCTCTTCTCGATGGGTCGGACAATGACACAGGAGGAAGTTTGTCAGCTGATGCAGAGGACGGTCCAGCAG GTTTCTGGGACTCTGAGTCTTGACCTGGACCGGGCTGAGCATCTGCTGGTTCACTGTAAGTGGAACGTGGACCTGCTGGTGCAGCGCTACACCGACGACCCGGACTCCCTCATCATGGCCGCCGGCATCAAGTGCCGAAACCCTCAGCCGCCACCGAGCCCCGCCTCCACCTGCCCCGTCTGCCTGGGCCCCTGCAACCCCGCCACGGAGCTGGTCCCCTCGCTGAGCTGCATGCACTACTGCTGCaag tCGTGCTGGCAGGAGTACCTGACGGCGAGGATCGAACAGAACCTAGTGATGAACTGTAACTGTCCAATCACAGACTGCCAGGCTCAGCCCACGTCTCACTTCTTTCTCAGCATCCTCACTGACAAGGACACCGTCGCCAAG taTGAGAAGGCCATGTTGCGGGTGTACGTAGAGTGTTGTTCCAACCTGACGTGGTGCACCAACCCTCTGGGCTGTGATCAGATTCTATGTACGGAGAACATGGGCAGCATGGGAACCTGCTCCAAGTGCCGCTGGTCGTCCTGCTTCAGCTGCAACTTccccgag GCTCATTATCCATCCAGCTGCAGTCACATGTCTCAGTGGATGGACGATGGAGGATTTTATGAAGGGATGAGTTCAGAGGCTCAGAGCAAACATCTCGCTAAACTCATCTCCAAACGCTGCCCGAGCTGCCAGGCTCCGATAGAGAAGAACGAGGGCTGTCTGCA TATGACTTGCGCCAAATGTAACCACGGGTTCTGCTGGCGATGTCTGAAACCATGGAAACCAACGCACAAAGATTACTACAACTGCTCTGCCATG GTGAGTAAAGCAGCGCGTCAGGAGAAGAAGTTCCAGGATTATAACGAGAGATGCACCTTCCACCATCAGGCCAAG GACTTTGCCATCAACTTGGAGAACAAAGTCTCATCAATTAATGAAGCTCTGCAGATTAAGTCGTTGACCTTCGTCATCGACGCCTGTAAAGTCCTCGCTCAGGCTCGGAAG GTACTCGCTTACTCCTGCGTCTACAGCTACTACAACCAGGAGACGGAGAAGATGGACGTGATGGAGCAACAGACGGAGGCTCTGGATCTTCACACCAATGCTCTGCAGATCCTGCTGG aggagacgctgctgcagTGCACGGACCTGGCCTCGTGTGTGCGGCTGCTGAAACCAGATCACCTGAACACCGGACTGGAACTGATCCGACGCATCCAGGAGCGTCTGCTCGCCATCCTGCAGCACTCCACCCAG GACTTCCGGGTGGGTTATCAGACGAAGAGCAGTCAGGAACTAGACTCGACTCAGGCGTCCAACCTGTCCAACCAAGCTGACGCCAACAAAGT CTCTAAGTCAGAAGCTGTAGACTcggataacaacaacaacacaggagAGGAGGCTGGCGAGGATGAGGATGACGAGTACGATGAAGAATTCGTCCCCGAGTGGCACGAGGACTACGACGAGGACGACATAGACGAGGACGACTTCTTCTCTGACGACGACGAGTCTGAGAATCTGGAACGGGACTTTAGCCCCTTCGACTGA